A genomic region of Dunckerocampus dactyliophorus isolate RoL2022-P2 chromosome 10, RoL_Ddac_1.1, whole genome shotgun sequence contains the following coding sequences:
- the rasl11b gene encoding ras-like protein family member 11B, with protein MRLIQNMSTIAECAAPEYSLANRVIKIAVIGGSGVGKTALVVRFLTRRFIGDYERNAGNLYSREVQVDGDQVSLQVQDTPGAELTDNGITLPDHVTCSIQWADAVVLVYSVTDRRSFDLMPQLHQLVAHASAGRGGTSTLSVILLANKVDLLHLRRVDPQQGPLLAATLGCAFYEVSASEDYSQVHGAFHRLCCQIAKQPLPAPPPVQTAPAEKRRSPLIPRPKSPNMQDLKRRFKQALSAKVRTVTSV; from the exons ATGCGTCTTATCCAGAATATGTCCACTATTGCCGAGTGTGCAGCGCCGGAATACTCGCTTGCAAACCGGGTTATTAAGATAGCAGTCATAGGGGGCAGCGGAGTCGGCAAAACAG CGCTGGTGGTGAGGTTTCTGACAAGGCGCTTTATTGGAGACTACGAGAGAAATGCTG GCAACCTGTACTCCAGAGAGGTCCAGGTGGATGGAGACCAAGTCAGCCTCCAGGTTCAGGACACCCCCGGCGCAGAG TTGACCGACAATGGCATCACCCTTCCTGATCATGTGACCTGCTCCATCCAGTGGGCCGACGCCGTGGTGCTGGTGTACTCTGTAACTGACCGCCGCAGCTTCGACTTGATGCcccagctgcaccagctggtGGCCCACGCCTCCGCTGGCAGAGGAGGCACCAGCACACTATCCGTCATCCTACTGGCCAACAAGGTCGACCTGCTGCACCTGAGGCGCGTGGACCCACAGCAGGGTCCCTTGCTGGCAGCCACGCTGGGCTGCGCCTTCTACGAGGTGTCGGCCAGTGAGGACTACAGCCAGGTGCACGGCGCCTTCCACCGGCTGTGCTGCCAGATTGCCAAGCAGCCGCTTCCCGCGCCACCGCCCGTCCAAACCGCCCCTGCAGAGAAGCGGCGCTCTCCGCTCATCCCCAGGCCCAAGTCTCCTAACATGCAGGACCTGAAGAGGCGTTTCAAGCAGGCGCTGTCGGCCAAGGTCAGGACTGTGACCTCTGtgtga